In one Lolium rigidum isolate FL_2022 chromosome 3, APGP_CSIRO_Lrig_0.1, whole genome shotgun sequence genomic region, the following are encoded:
- the LOC124696342 gene encoding uncharacterized protein LOC124696342 produces the protein MSSRLHPKFHARDREDGAVMTCRRSPRLHPQIHTSEDGAGKACRRSPRNHPQIHATEQGAGITRRCRRRRRRRRGTSLPDNEDMLWEILLRLPPQPSSLPRASAVCRRWRGLVTDPRFLRSFRAHHRKPPLLGVFESFDGLVFNDLLRQRLRRKGRIELRFILETPDRIPLLPIETGIHSRTRLLGCRHGRLILLGGARKKVSVCDPITGELHRVCTPPDFTRYKFLNVAVLCAAADQGHVHGSCHSSPFKVVMMSPCGEDDRPIACVYSSETGVWGHVISTTARCGLDDANPGILVGNVLYWSSKSVRVGSSYVSLNLTDDIIEFDLDRQSLAVIKGPPELNGSLLHQIIQTDDGAVGLAVFSQGRFKMWERKANRHGGATWLLQKTVEMHTILGRPSPIKRSVAVLGYDEDNGVIFLHVGSTVYMVELMSMQSKKLYKSYHSNRCYPFTSFYAQGGCAGAGMLPLV, from the exons ATGAGCTCGCGCCTCCATCCCAAATTCCATGCCCGTGACCGTGAGGACGGCGCCGTGATGACTTGCCGCCGCAGCCCACGCCTCCATCCCCAAATCCACACCAGCGAGGACGGCGCCGGGAAGGCCTGCCGCCGCAGCCCGCGCAATCATCCCCAAATCCACGCGACTGAGCAGGGCGCCGGAATcacacgccgctgccgccgccgccgccgccgccgccgcggcacctCGCTGCCAGACAACGAAGATATGCTCTGGGAGATCCTCCTCCGTCTCCCGCCTCAGCCGTCCTCCCTCCCGCGCGCATCCGCCGTCTGCAGGCGCTGGCGAGGGCTCGTCACCGACCCCCGGTTCCTCCGCAGCTTCCGCGCCCACCACCGGAAGCCGCCCCTTCTGGGCGTCTTCGAGTCCTTCGACGGACTCGTGTTTAACGACCTCCTTCGTCAGCGCCTCAGGCGCAAAGGTAGGATCGAGTTGAGGTTCATCCTGGAAACTCCCGACCGCATACCTCTTCTCCCCATTGAAACCGGCATCCACTCAAGGACTCGACTGCTCGGGTGCCGCCACGGTCGCCTAATCCTCTTGGGCGGGGCGCGAAAAAAAGTCAGTGTGTGCGACCCAATCACCGGCGAGCTCCACCGCGTGTGCACTCCACCGGACTTCACAAGGTACAAATTCTTGAATGTTGCGGTGCTCTGCGCCGCCGCCGACCAGGGCCACGTGCACGGCAGCTGCCACTCCAGCCCCTTTAAGGTGGTCATGATGTCCCCGTGTGGAGAAGATGATCGACCCATCGCTTGTGTATACTCCTCGGAGACTGGAGTATGGGGCCATGTCATCTCAACGACGGCTCGATGTGGGCTTGACGATGCTAATCCTGGGATTCTTGTTGGCAATGTTCTGTACTGGTCTTCTAAGTCTGTGAGAGTCGGTTCATCCTATGTGAGTTTGAATCTCACCGACGACATAATTGAGTTTGATTTGGATAGACAGAGTCTAGCTGTGATCAAGGGGCCTCCAGAGCTTAATGGTTCCCTCCTACATCAGATAATCCAAACAGATGATGGTGCTGTTGGTCTCGCCGTATTTTCTCAGGGTAGATTCAAAATGTGGGAGAGAAAAGCCAATCGTCATGGTGGTGCTACGTGGTTGCTGCAGAAGACCGTTGAAATGCATACTATTCTTGGGCGCCCTTCTCCGATTAAGCGATCGGTTGCAGTACTGGGGTATGATGAGGATAATGGTGTGATTTTCTTACACGTGGGCAGCACTGTCTACATGGTTGAACTTATGTCAATGCAGTCCAAGAAACTTTACAAAAGCTATCATTCTAATCGCTGTTATCCTTTCACAAGTTTCTATGCACAAG GTGGATGTGCTGGAGCTGGAATGTTGCCTCTGGTTTGA